The Pyxidicoccus sp. MSG2 DNA segment CCGTGGCGCGCGACTACCTGCAGCGTGACGTCCTCCCCGACGAGCGCAACGTCTGGGCCGAGGCGTTCATCAACGCCTTCGACTACGGCGACGCGGGCGACGCCCATGGCCCCTTCGTCATCGACACGGAAGGCTTCCCGTCGCCCGGCCGCAAGGGCTACCACGTGGTGCGCATCACCGTGAAGGCGCGCGAGACACTGCCCGACGTGGACGCGCAGGTGGAGTTCGACCGGCAGGCGGTGGCCCGCTACCGCCTGGTGGGCTACGAGCGCGCCGTGCCCGCCCCCGAGTCGCTCGACGAGGACGACGAGCCGAAGACGCCGCTCGCCGCGGGCCAGGCCGTCACCGCCATCTACGAGGTGAAGCTGCGCGGCCCCGCCATCGCCTTCGGCACGCTGCGCATCCACTACGACGTCACGGGCGGCGGCTGGCGCCGCGTGCAGAAGCTGCTGCCCTCCAGCCTCCTGCGCGCGTCCTATGCCCGCGCCGCGCCCGCCACGCGCCTCGCCTATGTGGCCTCCGCCTTCGCGGAGAAGCTGCGCGGCTCCTACTGGACGCGCACGCTCGACTGGACGCGCCTGTCCGCCCTCTGTGACGACGTGGGCGAGCCGCTGCACGGCCGGCCGGACGTGGTGGAGTTGGGCGCGCTCATCCGCAAGGCGCAGGCGCTGGACAAGCGCAAGGACCGCTTCGAGCGCGTCGCGCCGCTGAGCACCATGGACTACGACCGCGCCCCGGATACGGGAGACTAGTCCGCGACGATGCTCCGCCGACTGCTGCCCACCGTCGTCGCCCTCGTGCTCGGCCTTGTCGGGCTCGGCTGGGGGCTGGGCTACCTCCAGCGCATCTTCGCCACCGAGCGCGACGACGCCCAGGCCTCGCTCGACTCGCGGCGCACGGCGCTGGAGCAGTACGCCCGCGCCTCGCTGGCGCAGTCGCTGCGGGACAGGCTGGAAGCGGCGCGGCCCGCGCTGGAGGCCGCGGCAGTGGACCCGCTGGTGCCCGCCACCGGCCTCTACCTGCGCGAGCGCGGCGACCAGCTCCTGCCGCGCATGGCCCTCCATGACACCGGGGACGACGCCCCCGCGAAGGAGCGCTACGCCCGGCTGCGCGCGGGCACGGAGCGTGCTGACGAGGAAGAGGAGGACCCGTGGGCGGAGCGGCTCGCGCTGGTGCGCGCGGTGGAGGGCGCCCTGGCCCGGGGAGACCGTCGCGCTTCCACGGTGGCGCTGATGGCGCTGCTCCAGCACCGCGCCCAGTACGTGCTCGCCTCCACGCGCGACGTGCCGGGCCTGCTGGTGGTGCTCGAATCCCTGGCCGAGCGCGGAGACCCGGTGCCGCAGCTCATGCACGCGCTGGTGCGCGATGGGCTGGCGGACGGCAGGGGCGGGCGGCTCGAAGGACTCCAGCGACTGCTGCTCCTGCGCCGCTCGCGCTTCACCCCCGTGGACTTCGCCTTCCTGCGCGAGCGTGTGGCTGCCCTCTCCGCGAAGGTGGGCGCCCCGGTGGCGGACTTCGAGTCGCGCGCGGGCGAGCTGGCCACCGAGCCACTCCCGCTGCCTCGCACGCTCCCCGGCCCGGTGCTGGTGCGCGCCGGCTGGTACCTGGAGCCACGCGGCGGCAGCCAGGTGCGTGGCGTGGCGGTGGACCCGGCCGCGTTGCTGGAGTCGCTCACCCGCGAGATGCGCGAGCGCGGGCTGCTCGAGTCGGACGGGCAGGTGCGCCTCCTGGGGGCCGCGGAGGTGCTGTCGCTGGACGCGCTGCCTCTCTCGGTGGACACGCCCGAGTGGGCGCGCGCGCAGGGGGCGCTGGAGCGGCGCTACCGGCTGAAGACGGGCATGGTGGCGCTGTGCGGCGTGCTGGCGGTGGCCATCTTCGCGCTGGCCTTCGTGGCGCAGCAGCGCAAGTTCCGCTTCCTGGAGCTGAAGAGCGACTTCGTGGCCACCGTGTCGCACGAGCTGCGCACGCCGCTGGCCTCCATCCGCCTGCTGGCGGAGACGCTGGAGTGGCGCCTCGCGGAAGGCACGGACGCGCGTGACTACCCCGCGCGCATCGTCCGCGAGGCGGACGGGCTGGGCTTCCTCGTGGAGAACCTCCTGTCCTTCAACCGCATCGACAAGGGCCGCTGGGTGCCGAGGCTGGAGCCCGTGCGCCTGGACGAGCTGGTGTCGCTGCTGCGCCGCGACCTGGAGGCCTGGTCGAAGGTGCCGGTGGAGCTGGAGGCGCAGGTCGGCGACATGGCCTTCCGGGCGGACGCCCAGCTCCTCCGCCTGCTCCTGTCCAACCTCGCGCGCAACGCCTGTGCCTACAACACGCGCAGCCCGGTGCGCCTGCGCGTGGAGGCGCTCCCGGGAGGCCGGGTGCGCTTCTCGGACAACGGCATCGGCATCCCCCAGGCGCAGTGGGAGACCGCCTTCGAGGAGTTCGTCCGCCTGCCGGGCCAGGGGCGGGACGTTCCCGGCAGCGGCCTGGGTCTGGCACTCTGCCGCCGCATCATGCGCCTGCACGGGGGGAGCCTGCGCGTCGCGGCCTCCAGCCCCGAGGGCACCACCTTCGAGCTCACGTTTCCCCCCCCGGTGACGACATGACCTCTTCCCAGCCTGGCATCCTCGTCGTGGAGGACGACACCAACCTGCGGCTCGCGCTGCGCGACAACCTGGAGAACCAGGGTGGCTACGCGGTGGAGGAAGCCACCAACGTGCGCGAGGCGCGCGAGCACCTCGCGAAGCGCCAGTTCCAGCTCATCCTGCTGGACGTGATGCTGCCGGACGGCGACGGCTACACGCTGTGCCGCGCGCTGCGGGAAGAGGGCGTGACGACGCCGGTGCTGATGCTCACCGCGCGCACGCTGGAGGACGACGTGGTGCGCGGCTTCGAGGCGGGCGCGCAGGACTACCTCGGCAAGCCCTACCGGCTGCGCGAGTTGCTGGCCCGCGTGGGCGCGCTGGTGAAGCGCTCCGGCGGCGCGGCGACGAAGCAGGTGCGCTTCGCCGGCTACAAGATGGACCTGGACCGCCGCAAGCTGGAGTCGCCCGACGGCGCGGCGGTGGAGCTGACGCGCACGGAGTTCGACCTGCTGGCCTTCCTCGTGCGCGAGAAGGAGCGCGTGCTGCGCCGCGACGACATCCTGGACGCGGTGTGGGGCCGCGACGTCGTCGTGGACCCGCACACCGTGGACAACTTCGTCTCCAGCCTGAAGAAGAAGCTCGGCTGGAACAGCGCCTCGCGCTTCGCCATCCAGACGGTGCGCGGCGTGGGCTACCGCATGGAAATCGAGGCGCTCTGAGGCTTCAGCGCAGCGGGTTGTTCTTCAGCCGCTCGGCCAGGGCGTCCAGCGCGGCCAGTTCCGACTCGTCCGCGTGGAGCCGGGCCTCGTTGATGAGCGAGGCCGTCTCCGGCGCGTCCACCCGCAGCACGGCGTTGGACAGGGCCTGCCGTACATCCCCCGTGTAGTGCGAATACGCGCGCACCAGCGCCTCCGCCGCCAGGCGCCGCATGGGGCCTTCCTCGGAGCGGGCGCTCACCCCGGACGTCTTCCACGCCCAGGCGGAGCCGGCGTCCCCGAGCGCTCGCGCCAGCCGCCGCGCCTCCTCGGGCCCGGGCCGGGCCGCCAGCGCGTCGACGAGCGCGCGCACGGCCACCAGCCGGCGGCACTCGCCCAGCTTCTCCTGCGCGGCCTCGCCCCGCGGGCCTCCCTGGCGTGAGAGAGCAATGAGCGTCTGCGCCGCGTCCAGCGTCTGCATCCGCGCCAGCGCGCCCGCCGCCGCGCGCAGCACGGGCGCCCGCGTGTCCGCGCCCGTCTCCAGGAGCTCCGTCCATAGCGGCACCAGGCGCGCGTCGCGCAACTCGCCCGCAGCCTCCATCAGCCCCACCGTCAGCGCGAGCCGTGCCGAGTCCTGCTCCAGCCCCTGTGCCTGCTCCTGCGCCCGCGCGGACGGGAAGGCGAGCCGCTCCACCATGGGCCACAGCGCCTCCGGGCCCAGCTCCCGGAAGAGGGGCGAGGTGGAGGCCAGCGTGCCCCGCTTCCTCGAGTCCAGCAGGCGAACCCGCGACACGGCCGAGTCCATTCGCGCGAAGGCCTCGGGCCGCTCCTTCCGGGCGCGGGCAATCTGCTCCAGCAGCACCGCCCGCCAGTCGCCCGCGAGCGACGTCGTGCCCGGCGCGTCCTCCGCCCCGGCCGTCAGCGCGATGAGCAGGAGGGCGGCCCCCAGGCTCCGGTACACGCCACGCTTCATCGTCCGCCCTCCCACCACTTCGTCGCGGGGATTGCACGCGCGCTGTTGGTGGCGCAGTGCACCTGGCCACCGTTGATGTGGTACGGGCTCCAGACGTCACTCCAGTGCACGCGGATGCCGTACGCGGCGAGCGCCTCCTCGAAGTA contains these protein-coding regions:
- a CDS encoding response regulator transcription factor; the protein is MTSSQPGILVVEDDTNLRLALRDNLENQGGYAVEEATNVREAREHLAKRQFQLILLDVMLPDGDGYTLCRALREEGVTTPVLMLTARTLEDDVVRGFEAGAQDYLGKPYRLRELLARVGALVKRSGGAATKQVRFAGYKMDLDRRKLESPDGAAVELTRTEFDLLAFLVREKERVLRRDDILDAVWGRDVVVDPHTVDNFVSSLKKKLGWNSASRFAIQTVRGVGYRMEIEAL
- a CDS encoding YfbK domain-containing protein; the protein is MKPAFFKALCGAFLLLAAPALAQSGTFHGTVVARVDLRPLADVRVTASSPALKAEQVAVTDAQGNYRLPQLPPGVYTLRFEKEAFLPVTRKDLSLNPGATVRVNLELTSAAHPDEPRASSPFPSIDKGSPPISVERPGNPQDPARAFQSVAPLAPPLRTEAEGVARYLPPYVGAGAREETPAWAIQHLTSLPDGATQYLYRDSDDSARSRSSPGSNGVNPTIDTEEERFSVFFIGVDTSPYAVARDYLQRDVLPDERNVWAEAFINAFDYGDAGDAHGPFVIDTEGFPSPGRKGYHVVRITVKARETLPDVDAQVEFDRQAVARYRLVGYERAVPAPESLDEDDEPKTPLAAGQAVTAIYEVKLRGPAIAFGTLRIHYDVTGGGWRRVQKLLPSSLLRASYARAAPATRLAYVASAFAEKLRGSYWTRTLDWTRLSALCDDVGEPLHGRPDVVELGALIRKAQALDKRKDRFERVAPLSTMDYDRAPDTGD
- a CDS encoding sensor histidine kinase produces the protein MLRRLLPTVVALVLGLVGLGWGLGYLQRIFATERDDAQASLDSRRTALEQYARASLAQSLRDRLEAARPALEAAAVDPLVPATGLYLRERGDQLLPRMALHDTGDDAPAKERYARLRAGTERADEEEEDPWAERLALVRAVEGALARGDRRASTVALMALLQHRAQYVLASTRDVPGLLVVLESLAERGDPVPQLMHALVRDGLADGRGGRLEGLQRLLLLRRSRFTPVDFAFLRERVAALSAKVGAPVADFESRAGELATEPLPLPRTLPGPVLVRAGWYLEPRGGSQVRGVAVDPAALLESLTREMRERGLLESDGQVRLLGAAEVLSLDALPLSVDTPEWARAQGALERRYRLKTGMVALCGVLAVAIFALAFVAQQRKFRFLELKSDFVATVSHELRTPLASIRLLAETLEWRLAEGTDARDYPARIVREADGLGFLVENLLSFNRIDKGRWVPRLEPVRLDELVSLLRRDLEAWSKVPVELEAQVGDMAFRADAQLLRLLLSNLARNACAYNTRSPVRLRVEALPGGRVRFSDNGIGIPQAQWETAFEEFVRLPGQGRDVPGSGLGLALCRRIMRLHGGSLRVAASSPEGTTFELTFPPPVTT